TACGGCAAGCAATGAGATTGTGCCGATTTTCATATAGGTTGAAAGATAGTCCCTAGGGCAAAGAAGCAGCCATACCGGAAGTACTGAAGCAAGAAAACCATATAAAGCAATAGCTACGATCAGTTGATCTCTGGATAAATTAAAAATTGGTTCAAGAAAAGAACCGGGAATAAAATGTCCTGAAAAAACCGAAAGCAGTAAAAGCACCACTCCAATAATACTCATTTCACCTACTTTCCCCGGTCTTAAGAATTTCAGATATATTCCCATAAAAAGAGCTATTGGAATTGTTAACGCAATCGTGTAAGTTCCCCAGGGACTTTTAGTCAAGGCATTTATAACGGCAAGCCCAAGACCTGCCAAAGCCACGATTATTATAAATAAAACTCCGATAGCCGCCGCAAATCCACCCACAGGTCCGACAACCTCTTTTGCTATCTGAGCAAGGGATTTTCCATCTCTGCGCACTGAAGCAGTAAGAATTACCATGTCATGAACCGCTCCGGCAAGAGTTGCTCCGATCAAAATCCACAAAAATCCGGGTAAATATCCAAACTGGGCTGCAAGCATCGGCCCAATTAAAGGCCCTGCGCCTGCAATTGCTGCAAAATGGTGGCCGAAAAGCACCCATTTGTTTGTAGGATCATAATCCATTCCGTCTTTAAGACGTATTGCAGGAGTAATCCGTTTTTCATCTAGAGCGAGCACTTTTGCGGCAAGGAACGATGCATAAAATCGGTAGGTAATTGAGTATATGCACAGTGTCGCAACTACAATCCATAACGCATTAACTTTTTCCGCCGGATTGACGATTCCGATAACAATAGCCAGCGCCACCGCGCCGACTAAAGCAACAATAATCCAGATTATTTTTTTGAACATTTTTTTCATTTTTCCTATTACCAAACCAACCCCCGGCTTGCCCCGCTGCCTGGTTTCGTAGAAACCAAGCCGGGGGTTGGTTTGCGTATCCAACTTCGAGGTGACTTATTATTAACTCTTAAATTATGCGATTTTCAGAGAATAGCCCAAATAGGTAATCACCTGCATTATGGTAGAAAAACGAGGATCGGATCGCTTTGAAAGCGCCCGATATAAATTCTCCCTGTTCAGCCCGGTCTCTTTTGCAAGTTTGCCAAATCCGCCATGTAAACGAGCGGCTACAGATAGAGAAGCAAGAAATGCTTTTTCATCACCGTCTTTTTGGTATTCTTCCAAAGCCGTCTCAAGGTAATTTTTGAGTTCTTTCGGATGTTTTTTGAAGTAATCCAGCTCGAACTCATCGTATGTTCTGAGTTTTCTTTTGTTCATAGTAGTCCTCCCTAAGTTCTTGCGCCAGTTTTATATCTTTTTCCTGTGTGCTTTTATCTCCGCCCATAAGCAATATCACAATGACATTACCGTCTTCAGCGCAATAGACTCTATACCCTTTCCCAAAATCAATCCTGATTTCTATAAGCCCATGAAACCTTTTATGATCTCCGTAGTTGCCGTATTCAATCCGCCTTATTCTTGCCTGAATCCGATAACGTGTAACTTTGTCCCTGATTGATAGGAACCAGTCAACAAACGGTTCTTTGCCAGTTTTGGTTTTATAGATTATCGTCGTTTTGTTCATTGTTTCCGATACCATTGTAGCTTATAAACTACATTATGTCAAGGCTTAAATTAGCGGGCCAGCTCTGACTAATATGCCTTATTCCTCTTGTTACTTAACCAAATTATTGTCCGCACATCTCAAAAACTTTTTCCCCCGGCTGCATTCTGCTTTATTGGCCGCCGCTTTTCAAAGCATCTAGAGACCCTTCCGACGACGCAAGCTAGCCGTACAACCTCGCAGGTTGAACGGCTCAGTGCTGTCAAATCATAGATTCGGCCAGGTATGAACTTCTCACATAAGGCCCGCTTGCGCAATATTCAAAACCTTTATTAAGGGCAATTTCTTTTAGTTGATTAAAACTTTCTTCCGAAACATATTCATAAACATCATAA
The genomic region above belongs to Elusimicrobiota bacterium and contains:
- a CDS encoding putative addiction module antidote protein, whose translation is MNKRKLRTYDEFELDYFKKHPKELKNYLETALEEYQKDGDEKAFLASLSVAARLHGGFGKLAKETGLNRENLYRALSKRSDPRFSTIMQVITYLGYSLKIA
- a CDS encoding type II toxin-antitoxin system RelE/ParE family toxin; protein product: MNKTTIIYKTKTGKEPFVDWFLSIRDKVTRYRIQARIRRIEYGNYGDHKRFHGLIEIRIDFGKGYRVYCAEDGNVIVILLMGGDKSTQEKDIKLAQELREDYYEQKKTQNIR